The following is a genomic window from Paraburkholderia largidicola.
GTCGTACCTGCCGCCTCTCGCCTGGCGGTGCGCCGCGAATATGGGCCTCGATTCCGTAAAGTTCGCCAATCAGCTCGAGCACATGCCTTGTCGCTTCGGTGGGTGTACGCACATGAACATCGTACAGATATCGCCTGGCGTGATCCCAACATGCCGCTTCACGGATCCTGCCGCCTTCATACAGCTCGTTGAAGCCCCCGTATGCGTCGGCCTGCAGGATGCCCTCAAATCCGGCGAGATGGCTCTGCGGGTGAATGCCTTTGCGGTCGGGCGAGTATGCAAACCAGACCGCCGCCGGCTCCGTTGATCCCGAGCGACTGTCATCGCGAACATAGACCCACAGTCGGCCCGTGCGGGTCTTCCTGTTGCCGGGCGCCAGCACAGGAATTGGCGTGTCGTCCGCATGCAGCTTGAAACTCGCCATCACGTAGCGACGCAGCGCCTCGGTCAGCGGACGACAGAGCTCCTCGCACTGACCGACCCAGCGCCCCATGCTGGCGCGATCGAGCGTGACGCCGTCACGCGCAGCAATCTCCGATAGCCGGTACAGCGGTTGATGATCTGCAAACTTCGAAACGAGGATATCTGCCAGTAGGCTCGGATGCGCAATGCTGCGCTCGATCGGTAGCACCGGCATTGGCGGCTGGGAGAAGTGATGACAGCAGGGGCAGACTGCCTTGCGCCGGATTGTGCGAATCACCTTGAACGCGGCGGCGACACGGGCGAGTTGCTCAGACACGTCTTCGCCAAGTGGTTGCATGGCGTTGCCGCAGTTCGGGCAGTTCGAACCAGTGTCAAGCACGTGCTCTTCGCGCAGCAGATGCGGCGGCAACGCCTCCTTCGGGGCCGTCGTACCGACTGGCGCGCTCGTACCCGACGCGCGGGCACGGCGAACATCGGCGGCACCACGCCCACCCGTCAGATCCTCCAGTTTGGTTTCGAGCCGCTCGATCTGGCGGTCCAATTGCTCGGATTTGCGGCCGAACTGCATCCGCCTGAGCTTGTCGATCTGAGCCTTAAGCTGCTCGATCTCGATATCACGTTCGGCAAGCTGGGCGCGGGCCTCGATCAGCAAGGCTTTGAGCGCATCGACGTCATCCGGCAGTGGGACATCATCGGTCATGCGCCGGAGTTTACGCGTGCGCCAGGCCGTTTACAACACCGATAGCGCCGCCGTTCGACGCGGCTGACGCCAGTCGATGCCTTCGAGCAACATCGACAGTTGTGCATGGGTCAGATGGACCTTGCCACCGTCAGCCTGCGGCCAGATAAAACGCCCTCGTTCGAGCCGCTTCGCAAGGAGCCAAAGCCCGTCCTCTGTGGCCCACAAGATCTTGATCAGGTCGCCGCGCCGCCCGCGAAAAATGAAGACGTTGCCGCCCAGCGGATTCTCCTCGAGCGCGGTCTGCACCTTCGCCGCCAGCCCCTGAAAACCGGCGCGCATGTCGGTGACGCCGGCAGCGATCCAGATGCGAGTGCCAGCCGGCAGGCCGATCATCGGGTAAGCTCCCGAATCAGCAGGCGCAGCATATCCGGTGACACGTTGCCGCGAACTCTCAGGCGCGCACGGTCGAACTCGATCTCACAAAGATCCTCTGGAGACCGTACTGTCGTGACTGCCGTCGGTGGCGTATGGCTGGCTGCTTCAGCGACGACATCCACAGACAACAGCGAAGGTGCCTGCTGTGTCGGTTTCGGCGCCGCGCCCTCCGGGAGCGTTGGCAAACCATACTCTCCTGCCAGATAGAGCCGCCGCCATTTGAACAGCAGGTTCGCGTTGATATCGTTGCTGCGCGCGATCAACGCTACCGACGCACCCGGCTCGAACGATTGTTCGACGAGTTGCCGCTTGAATTCGGTCGGAAAGTTCGGCCGTTTATATGCGCTGCCTGCGGAGCGCTCATCCCACGTCTTGTCCACTTTGGTTCCCACCATAAATTTGGTGGATACCAAACTATCCAAAACCTCAATCGCTATGCCAGAACGGCCCTCGTGAGCCGCTTACCTTGTTTTCGTCGCGAGCGTCCCAGGAGTTCTGGCCGATCTCGGACTCGATGTGCTTGAACCGTTCGTCCCGGTACCCGAGGTCGAACATGCGCCGCTCGATCTTTGCTCGCACCCGAACGTAGTCTGGCTTGGTCTCGTCGTAGTTCGCCCTGTTGGGGATCAGGCGACCGATGGTGTAGTTACCAAAGTCCATCTGGATGGCGTGCCCGATCGCGTCTTTGACCGAGTCGTCAGGTGTTCCATCGCTGGAGAATGGCGATGGGGTATTGGGAAATGGTCGGCTGAGGTAGCGGACAGCGGACTTCGGCAGATTGACGCACCCTGCTCGCTGCGCCACCTCAATTATGCCAAGCGCGTAGTCTCGCGTGAGCGTGTGGTGCGTCGCGTGGCGCGCACGGCGAGCGAACATTTGCCGGTAAATTTTCTGAGCCAGATCTCCAAGTAGTGGCCGGAACGAAGCCGCTTTTATCGAATCGACCAGCGAAAGAGCTGTCCCATAGGCTGCTGCAAGCACTCGCTCCGGCAGATACGGGTCGTTGAAGTCCAAGCATGCCACAGCGTGCGAGAACAGCACATCAGGATGTTGCTCTCCGATCAGTACGAGCGCCTTGGTCGCAAGATCACGACCACTGCGAACAACGGTGGTCAGGACCAGGGAGAACAACACCACGAGCTCGGTCGCCGCGTCGCGAGTCATATTCACGGTGTCGAGTTTCTCTGCCCATGTCAGCAGTCGATGTATGGTCGGCGACGCATATCTTCGTCGCAAATATTCGGACCATTGCAGGTCGCGGTCAGCCATCGGGTAGCGCGATAGATACTTGTATAGCCGCTTGGCATGATAGGGATGGTTGGGCTTCGTCGCGACGGCCGCTAACGCATCCACGACGCGCTCCCAAGCCCGGGAACCTGCCCCCAAGCACTGGTTAATGACCATCCGCGTTGGCTCGCGACCATCCCTAGTTTCCAAGGCTGTTTGGAGCGAACGGATAGGGACAGGTGCTGCATTGACCTGCTTCCGCAATTTTTCACTACACGCTGTTTGCCGATGGCGACGTTTTCGAACGGAGTGTCGGAGACTGCGGTTGCGATTCGAATCCAAGCTGGGTTGGAAACACCCAGAAGAAGGTCGTGGCCCATGTCTGATCGCCGACGGGCGGCGCAGGCGCAATCCGATCACAATCCGGCGCTCGCTCCCAAGTTGTTGTTATTGATGACGATTCGACGATCAACTTGAAGGGCCGAGCGGTGACGGTGCTTCGTAGGTGGTACCTGCTTTGAGAACCTCTGACCAATTGAACGAAGTGGCTGTTCGCCAGGGTGTGATGGTGTGTCGGCGCAGGTGCTATGACTGTTCCCTT
Proteins encoded in this region:
- the tnpC gene encoding IS66 family transposase encodes the protein MTDDVPLPDDVDALKALLIEARAQLAERDIEIEQLKAQIDKLRRMQFGRKSEQLDRQIERLETKLEDLTGGRGAADVRRARASGTSAPVGTTAPKEALPPHLLREEHVLDTGSNCPNCGNAMQPLGEDVSEQLARVAAAFKVIRTIRRKAVCPCCHHFSQPPMPVLPIERSIAHPSLLADILVSKFADHQPLYRLSEIAARDGVTLDRASMGRWVGQCEELCRPLTEALRRYVMASFKLHADDTPIPVLAPGNRKTRTGRLWVYVRDDSRSGSTEPAAVWFAYSPDRKGIHPQSHLAGFEGILQADAYGGFNELYEGGRIREAACWDHARRYLYDVHVRTPTEATRHVLELIGELYGIEAHIRGAPPGERRQVRQHKSIPVLAAINAWMTHKRATLSAKSELTKAINYSLNQWDALVLYCDDGRVEISNALAENALRCVSLGRKNFLFAGSDSGGERAAAMYGLIGSCKLNGINPLSYLEYLLTHIADHKINRIGELLPWNVADRLPVLSPPPISL
- the tnpB gene encoding IS66 family insertion sequence element accessory protein TnpB (TnpB, as the term is used for proteins encoded by IS66 family insertion elements, is considered an accessory protein, since TnpC, encoded by a neighboring gene, is a DDE family transposase.), with protein sequence MIGLPAGTRIWIAAGVTDMRAGFQGLAAKVQTALEENPLGGNVFIFRGRRGDLIKILWATEDGLWLLAKRLERGRFIWPQADGGKVHLTHAQLSMLLEGIDWRQPRRTAALSVL
- the tnpA gene encoding IS66-like element accessory protein TnpA; the encoded protein is MDSLVSTKFMVGTKVDKTWDERSAGSAYKRPNFPTEFKRQLVEQSFEPGASVALIARSNDINANLLFKWRRLYLAGEYGLPTLPEGAAPKPTQQAPSLLSVDVVAEAASHTPPTAVTTVRSPEDLCEIEFDRARLRVRGNVSPDMLRLLIRELTR